Genomic DNA from Streptomyces sp. NBC_01571:
CGCTTGCTGGAAGAACCACACCCGATGCGGATCACTGTCGCCGTCCCCAGCGGCGGCGAGGTCGTCCTCAGCTCGGAGGAGCGCTGCTATCGCCTCGCGCCTCTGGCCGTCCATGGCAAGGCTGCGGGCGCGGACAACGCCGAGCAGCGCGCGCTCACGTGGTGTCGCCAGGGTGTACCGCTTGCGGTCGACGGAAGCTGTCGCGAGCCGCACTCCCGTCCCGGGGTGTCCCAAATCGATTGCCTGATGGGCCATGGCCCGGAGGATATGGCCGGCCAGCGGTGCTTCGTCGGCTTCTGCGGCGAGCTTCAGTGCCAAGGTGAAATAGCGTCGCGCTGCCTCGTGTTCGGAGGCGTCGAAGCTCATCCAGCCAGCCACGTACACGGCTTCGGAAGCTGCGGCAAGCAGGTCTCTGCGTGTTTCATCGTTGGTGAAGACACCGCCTACGTATTTCGCGACGTCATCGAGAATGTACTGGCGCAGGGCTGTGCGACCGTCCATCCCGCCGTGTCGCTGGTCCCGTCTGGAGAAGAACTCAGTCATCTCGCGGACAGCGGCAACCTCGCTGACGCCGATGTGGCGGAAGGTTGCGGCAGGGCGCGACCTGGCGCGTTCCGGTGCGTCGTCCCACCACTGCTGTCCGGGCAGGACCAGGCCGCCTACCGAGTAGGCAGCGCCGGCCAGCAGTTGGCGGCGTTCCAAATCCACGTCGCTTCTCCCGAGATCCACCAGCGCGGTCAGCGTATCGACGCGCCACTCGGATGCCGGGTCGGCATCAGTGGGCGATACCGAAAGCCCGATTTCCGCCAGAGTGACCGGGCGTTGCAGCCGTCGAGACAACGTCTCACACAAGATACGGGGTGCCCTGCCGCTTGGACGGGTGCCAGAGATCCACATCGCGATGTGCGAACGACTCATGCTCAACAGTTCATGCGCACCGACCTCGGCGGCGACCCTGACCACCGCCGCGGCGACCTTGGGCTGCGACCAGCCCGTCTCCGCGATCACAGCGGCCAGTTGTTCGTTCCTGTGTGCCATCCGACGTCCCCGTTCACAAGAGAACGATCTTTGACGGGTTTGACGGCATCGCGGACTGGCCGGGGATACCAACCCGTCGTCATTCACGGTTCGCTCAAGGTCAACGAAACCACCATCTGCCTTTGCCCGGGAGGACATCCGGTGAAGACCAGCCACGCGTCTGGTGCCAACGCCAGGACCCTTCCCGGCTCCGCTAGCGCTGGCATCGACGCCTTCGGGGCGGCTGAGGGCCGGGTGGCGTCGCCCTCGGGGGCGTGCGTACTCAGGAGGCAGTCATGAACGAGCCCACGACTGCGGACGGCTGCAACGACGCCCCGGAACAGCAGAAGAGTCTGACGCTGGCCGCCAACGATCTCGCACCCAGCGAGGCCCGTTCCTTCACCCGCGACGTACTCACGGCTTGGGAGTTCGAAGACCTTATGGATCAAGCCGTGTTGATCGTCAGCGAACTCACCACCAACGCTGAGCGCCATGGCCGGCGCGATGAAAGGGCCGAGGGCGCTTCATCGGGCCCACAGGGCAAGAGGGACGAGGAGATCACGCTGACCCTCGCGGTCCAAGCCGAGGTAGTGACGATCGAGGTTGAGGACAACTCTCCCTATGCCCCGGTCCAACGGGTTCCCGACCAAGACGCGACCAGCGGGCGTGGCCTGTGGCTCGTCTCTGCGATGGCCGACAGCTGGACCACACGTCCTACCGAGGACGGAACCGGCAAGCGGGTGCTCGCCTTCATCAGCCGCCCTGAACCGGGCGTTGCTTCCTGAACATCTCCACCCCTCTCGCCTCTCTTTGGAGACCCTCGCTATGGCTCCCGAAGCACCTCCCGCTGCCTCGCCCTGCGTGACAGCGAGCAAACACGACCGTGGCGGCCTCGAAGATCCGCGTTGCCTCCTCCTCGATCTCGACGGCGTTCTGGTGGACACACGTCCTGTGATGGAGATCGCGTGGCGTGCCGTCCAGGAAGCCCACGGCGTGAACATCCCCTTCGAGACGTACCAGGAACAGCTCGGCCGCCCCTTCGACGACATCATGGCGCGCCTCGGCCTGGCCAACGCAGAGGAGATCCACCGGACGTACACCGACGTGTCTGCGGCTGCATCTCATCTGGCCCAAGAGTTCGAGGGCATCACAGACGTCCTTCTCGCGGTCGCCGCTGATGGCTGGTCCCTTGGCGTCGTGACGTCAAAGCCGTTAGCCCGGGCAACGCCTCTTCTCGCTCGGCTCGGCTGCCCGTTCGTCACGGTCCGCGGGCCTGAAGGACACGGGCGGGGTAAGCCTGCTCCGGACCCCATACTGCTGGCCCTGATCGACCTCGGCGCTGATCCGGCCGATGCGGCCTACGTCGGCGACATGGCGGTCGACCAAGAGGCAGCACGTCGCGCCGGCGTTTCCTACATCCACGCGGGATGGGGATACGGCCGTCCTACGGGGCCGTGCCCCGCCGTCGCCGATACGCCCAGGCAGCTGTTGCACCTCCTCGGCGTGAGTACCCCCAACGGCCCGTTCGTCGAAGGGGGGCTGTTGTGAAGGCTGTTGGACGCAGCGCACTTGGCCTCGTCCGGACCGACTTCGGCGGACAGCCTTCGTGGGCCTTGGTGGGAGAGGGTGCTCTCGCCACGGTGCGAGCCGACCGGATCACCACCCGGGACCTGGAGGCCCTGCCGCTCGACTCGGGTGAGGTAGACGAGCATGTCAACCAGGTCATGGAGGCGCTTGAAAATTACGGCGCGCATCTCACGGCGACACCGGGCGGAGCGGGATGGCTGCACGCGCAGCAGGTACCAGCGCGCCGTCTGGTGGGGCAACTCGTCCGCAAGTTGATGGCCCTCAGCACGTGGGAGCCCTTCGGGGAGGCCCCCGGTGGCATCACTCCAGCTTCGTACGAAGGGTTCGTCGGGGTGCGGCCGAGTAGTTCGCGGGAGTACCGGTCATACACAGTGACCTGGTCCGGGGTGGCGTTCGTGCTCGGAGCTTCAGCCCCGCACAATCCGCTGAGGTCGGCGCGGTTACGCAACCTTCCCCGTGCCCGCTCGGATGTCGGCTCGGACCGTGCGCCTTCGACTTGGCCACGGAGCGAGGTGGTGGCGTTGTCGTGGTCGTCGCGGCACGCGGCGACGCTGCTTCCGGTACTCGAAGCGCTCTCCCGTGAAGGAGCGAGGAGTCTGCTCCTCGACCTGGCCACCGACGACGCCCAGCGCTGCATCGCACCGGATGAGCAGGGCGTGAGCTTCGGTGCACTGCCCGCTGATCTCTTCAGCATCTCCGGCACGGTGGATGAACTCCACCTGCCCGACGACGACCGCGTCGTGCGGGTGAAGCAGCACACCGTGCGGCTGGCCCGGCTGGTCCGGCTGATCTCCGTTGTCCTGGAGACGGCGGGCGGAT
This window encodes:
- a CDS encoding Tat pathway signal protein produces the protein MAHRNEQLAAVIAETGWSQPKVAAAVVRVAAEVGAHELLSMSRSHIAMWISGTRPSGRAPRILCETLSRRLQRPVTLAEIGLSVSPTDADPASEWRVDTLTALVDLGRSDVDLERRQLLAGAAYSVGGLVLPGQQWWDDAPERARSRPAATFRHIGVSEVAAVREMTEFFSRRDQRHGGMDGRTALRQYILDDVAKYVGGVFTNDETRRDLLAAASEAVYVAGWMSFDASEHEAARRYFTLALKLAAEADEAPLAGHILRAMAHQAIDLGHPGTGVRLATASVDRKRYTLATPRERALLGVVRARSLAMDGQRREAIAALLRAEDDLAAAGDGDSDPHRVWFFQQASLAHETARTLWTLGDLEGALREFRNSVLTRKAETFSRTHAVTLGYMGAVQAHQGNVEAACHTWAQALDAMEGVQSGRAREAVVNMRRVLSPFRNRGITAAGEIDERAKAVLERVA
- a CDS encoding ATP-binding protein — its product is MNEPTTADGCNDAPEQQKSLTLAANDLAPSEARSFTRDVLTAWEFEDLMDQAVLIVSELTTNAERHGRRDERAEGASSGPQGKRDEEITLTLAVQAEVVTIEVEDNSPYAPVQRVPDQDATSGRGLWLVSAMADSWTTRPTEDGTGKRVLAFISRPEPGVAS
- a CDS encoding HAD family hydrolase; this translates as MTASKHDRGGLEDPRCLLLDLDGVLVDTRPVMEIAWRAVQEAHGVNIPFETYQEQLGRPFDDIMARLGLANAEEIHRTYTDVSAAASHLAQEFEGITDVLLAVAADGWSLGVVTSKPLARATPLLARLGCPFVTVRGPEGHGRGKPAPDPILLALIDLGADPADAAYVGDMAVDQEAARRAGVSYIHAGWGYGRPTGPCPAVADTPRQLLHLLGVSTPNGPFVEGGLL